One window of the Chryseobacterium sp. CY350 genome contains the following:
- the rpsL gene encoding 30S ribosomal protein S12, which produces MPTIQQLVRKGRVALTKKSKSAALDSCPQRRGVCTRVYTTTPKKPNSALRKVARVRLSNGKEVNAYIPGEGHNLQEHSIVLVRGGRVKDLPGVRYHIVRGALDTAGVSGRTQRRSKYGAKRPKPGQAAAAPAKGKKK; this is translated from the coding sequence ATGCCTACTATTCAACAATTAGTAAGAAAAGGAAGAGTCGCACTCACCAAGAAGAGTAAATCGGCTGCCCTTGATTCTTGTCCACAAAGACGAGGTGTATGTACGAGAGTATATACTACCACTCCTAAGAAACCTAACTCTGCACTTAGAAAAGTAGCAAGGGTAAGACTTTCAAACGGTAAAGAAGTCAACGCCTACATCCCGGGCGAAGGACATAATCTTCAAGAGCACTCGATAGTATTGGTACGCGGCGGAAGGGTGAAAGACCTACCGGGAGTAAGATATCATATCGTAAGAGGAGCATTAGACACTGCAGGTGTTAGCGGAAGAACGCAGAGAAGATCTAAGTATGGAGCTAAGAGACCAAAACCAGGTCAGGCAGCAGCTGCGCCAGCTAAAGGAAAGAAAAAATAA